The sequence below is a genomic window from Ottowia sp. SB7-C50.
GTGCCGATGCGAAACGGCAAACCTCATGATGCTACCATGCAAGACTTTTTCCTCTGCCGCGCGCACGCGCCTCGGACCTGTCCAGATTGACATGATTTCCCTCGCGGTGCTGGCGTTCGTCGTGTCCATGGTGACCACCTTGCTGGTGCGCCGGTGGTTCCGACACTGGCGCGTTTTTTACCCGCACGATGCGCCTCAGCGCTTTCATCAGGGCCACGTGCCACGTGTCGGTGGCATCGGTCTGCTGGTTGGCTGGGTAGCGGCATTGGCCGCGCTGCCTCTACTGCAGTGGGCCGAGATGGCTGGCAATATCGACCCGTCATTGCTCAACCTGGGTGCTTGGCTGCTGTTGCTGCTGCCTGCCTTCATCGGGGGGGGTGCTGGAGGATTTGACGCAGCGGCTGGCGGTCTTGTGGCGGTTGCTGCTGACGCTGGTGTCGGCTTCGCTGGCCGCCTGGTTGCTGGGCGTCTCGGTCCCTCACCTGGGCTTCGCGGCGATCGACAGCTGGTGGAGCGCCTGGCCGTGGCTGGGCGTGGGGCTGGCGGTGCTGGCGGTGACCGGGCTGCCGCACGCGTTCAACATCATCGACGGCTACAACGGTTTGGCGGGTGCGGTGGCGCTGGTGGTGTGCCTGGCGCTGGCGCACGTGGCCATCCAGGTGGGCGACCGCGAACTGGCGGCCATGGCGATTGCACTGGCCGCCGCCACGGCGGGCTTTCTGGTGTGGAACTACCCGCGCGGGCTGATCTTTGCCGGCGATGGCGGTGCCTACCTGTGGGGGCTGGCGATTGCCGTCATCAGCCTGCTGCTGGTCAAGCGCCACCCCATCGTGTCGCCGTGGTTCCCGATGCTGCTGCTGATCTATCCGGTGTGGGAGACGGTGTTCTCGATCTACCGCAAGCTGTGGCGCGGCGTATCGCCCGGCATGGCCGATGCGCTGCACCTGCACCAGCTGGTCTATCGCCGGCTGGTGCGCAGCGTGCTGCACGAGGACGAAGCCAAGAACATGCTCAAGCGCAACAACCGCACCGCGCCGTACCTGTGGAGCTTCGTGGTGCTGACGGTGGTGCCGGCGATGCTGTTCTGGCGCTACAGCGGCGTGCTGCTGGCGTTCTGCGTGCTGTTCGCGGTCAGCTACGTGGTGGCCTACATGACGCTGGTGCGCTTCAAGGTGCCGCGCTTCTTCCAGCGGCCGCGCCGTTGAGGCCTATCATGTCCGCCTGATTGGACCAACCTACCCTGACGCACATGCCTACTGACCTGACCACCCTGGCTCCGCGCGACAAGGCGCAGATTCTGGCGCAAGCGCTGCCGTACATCCGCAAGTTCCATGGCAAGACGATGGTCATCAAGTATGGCGGCAACGCCATGACCGACCCCACGTTGCAGGCCGCCTTTGCCGAAGACGTGGTGCTGCTCAAGCTGGTGGGCATCAACCCCGTGGTGGTGCACGGCGGCGGCCCGCAGATCGAGACCGCGCTCAAGCGCCTGGGCAAGGAGGGCAAGTTCATCCAGGGCATGCGCGTGACCGACGCCGAGACCATGGAAGTGGTCGAATGGGTGCTGGGCGGCGAAGTGCAGCAGGACATCGTCGGCCTCATCAACCAGGCGGGCGGCAAGGCCGTGGGCCTGACCGGCCGCGACGGCGCCATGATCCGCGCGCACAAGCTGAAGATGCTGGACCAGAAGGATCCCACGGTAGAACACGACATCGGCCAGGTGGGCGATATCGACCAGATCGACCCGGGCGTGGTCAAGGCGCTGCAGGACGACCAGTTCATCCCCGTGGTCAGCCCCATCGGCTTTGGCGAGCAGAACGAGAGCTACAACATCAACGCCGACGTGGTGGCCGCCAAGCTGGCGACGGTGTTGCAGGCCGAAAAGCTGCTCATGCTGACCAACATCCCTGGCGTGCTGGACAAGGGCGGCGCGCTGATGCCCGAACTGACACCGCGCCGCATCGACGAACTGGTGCAGGACGGCACCATTTCCGGTGGCATGCTGCCCAAGATCGCCGGCGCGCTGGATGCCGCCAAGAGCGGCGTCAACGCCGTGCACATCATCGACGGCCGCGTGCCGCACGCCCTGCTGCTGGAAGTGCTGGGCAACGAGCCCTTCGGCACCATGATCCGGTCGCACTGACGCCGGCGCGCCGCGTCCCGGCGCAAGCACTCACTTGGCGCGCGGCGAGCGCCGGCCGGGCGATTCGGGTTTGGCCCGGGCCAGCCGGCGCGGCGGCTGTGGGAGAATCATTTGGAAACAAGTGGGCTCCACCATGCCGTCTGAATTCGATTCACCCGCCGCCCCCGACGCCATCACCGCCCCCGCCGCGCGCAAGCGGCCCAAGCCGGGCGAACGGCGCGTGCAGATTCTGCAGGCGCTGGCGCAGATGCTGGAGCAGCCCGGCGCCGAGCGCGTGACCACCGCCGCGCTGGCCGCGCGCCTGGATGTCAGCGAAGCCGCGCTGTACCGCCACTTCGCCAGCAAGGCGCAGATGTTCGAGGGCCTGATCGACTTCGTCGAAAGCAGCGTCTTCGGCCTGGTGAACCGGATCAACGACCAGGCAGGCGAAGGCCGCGCGCGCGCCGCCCGCATCGTCGCCATGGTGCTGCAGTTCGGCGAAAAGAACCCCGGCATGACGCGCGTGATGGTGGGTGACGCGCTGGTGTTCGAGCACGAACGGCTGCAGCAGCGCATGAACCAGCTGTTCGACAAGCTGGAGGCCGCCCTGCGCCAGTGCCTGCGCGAAGGCGCTGACGGCGCTGGCGCGCTGACGCCCGACGCCGACGCGCAGGTCACGGCATCGGTGCTCACCGCCTTCATGGTCGGGCGGCTGCAGCGCTTTGCGCGCTCGGGCTTCCGGCGTGCGCCGTCCGAGCGGCTGGACGCCTGCATCGCCAGTATGCTATAAATTAAGTAGCTGTCTGCGCTTTTACAGCAAGCGCTGCGGCCTGATTTCATTTGACAAGGTGATGGCATGAAATTGCTTCGCTACGGCGCGCCCGGCAAGGAAAAGCCGGGTCTGCTGGACGACACGGGCCAGTTGCGCGACCTTTCCGCGGTGATCCCCGACATCGGCCCGGCACAGCTGGGTGACGCGGCACTGGCGCGGCTGCGGTGCCTGAAGCCCGACACGCTGCCACGGGTCAGAGGCCAGCCGCGGCTGGGCTGCCCGGTGGCCGGCGTCGGCAAGTTCATCGCCATCGGCCTGAACTACGCCGACCACGCGGCTGAGGCCGGCATGCCCCTTCCGAAAGAGCCGGTGATCTTCACCAAGGCCATTTCCTGCATCCAGGGGCCGGATGACGAGGTGATGCTGCCCAAGGGCTCGAAGAAGAGCGACTGGGAAGTCGAACTGGGCGTGGTCATCGGCCGCACGGCGCGGCATGTCGCGCAGAAGGACGCACTGGCCCACGTGGCCGGCTATTGCGTGGTCAACGACGTGAGCGAGCGTGAATATCAGATCGAGCGCGGCGGCACCTGGGACAAGGGCAAGGGCTGCGACACCTTCGGCCCCATCGGCCCCTGGCTGGTGACGCGCGACGACGTGCCGAACCCGCAGCGCCTCGGCCTGTGGCTCGACCTGAACGGCCAGCGCATGCAGACCGGGCACACGCGCACCATGGTGTTTGGCGTGGCGCGGCTGGTCAGCTACGTCAGCCGCTTCATCACGCTGGCGCCGGGCGACGTGCTGACCACCGGCACGCCGCCGGGCGTCGGCATGGGCTTGCGCGACGCGCAGGGCCAGCCGGCACCGCGCTACCTGCGCCCCGGCGACGTGATGACGCTGGGCATCGAAGGCCTGGGTACGCAGACACAGAAGGTGGTGGCCTATCGCGCACGCTGACCGGCGGCTGCGATCAGGGTAAATACCTAGCTTCGAGGTGGGCGCGCCCGCTTGGCGCGTTCGGCGGGATGGTGCAAAATCGAACGACCGTTCGTTTATTGCCCATGCCTGACACCACCACCCCATCGCCGCAAGCCGCCGCCGCGCCCCGTGCTCGGCGGGCGCGTGTGCTGGCGAAGGGCCAGCAGACCAAGGCGGCCATTGTTGACGCTGCCTTGCGCATGGCCGCACAGGTGGGGCTGGAAGGCCTGTCCATCGGCGCGCTGGCCGACGTCATGGGCATGAGCAAGTCGGGCGTGTTTGCCCACTTTGGCTCGCGCGACGAACTGCAGGTGTCGGTGGTGCGCGAATACTACGCCCGCTTCGAACGCGACGTGTTCGAGCCGGCCATGCAGCAGGCCCGCGGCCTGCCGCGCCTGCGCGCCCTGTTCGAGCACTGGATGCGCTACACCAGCGCCGAGCTGGATTCGGGCTGCATCTTCATCAGCGGCGCGGTCGAATTCGACGACCGCCCTGGCCCGGTGCGCGACGCGCTGATCGCCACCGTCAGTGCCTGGATGGAAGCGATGGAGCGCGCCGCCGCCCAGGCCCGGCAGGAGGGCCATCTGGCCGCCGACGTGGACGAGCGCCAGATCACCTTCGAGATTCATGGACTGATCCTGGTGCTTCATTACGAAGCACGCTTTCTGCACCGCAGCGGCGCCATGCAGCGCGCCGTGCGGGGCTTTGACAACATTCTGGCGCGCTACGCCGCCTGAATCCTTATTCACCTTTCGCAGACAACCTGAGGAGCCAATCCCCATGCCCATCTACACCCCGCCGCTGCGCGACATGCAGTTTGTGATGCACGAAGTGCTCAACGTCGTCGACGAACTGAAACACATCCCGCGCCACGCCGACATCGACGCCGACACGCTGAACGCCGTGCTGGAAGAGGGCGGCAAGTTCGCGGCTGAAGTCATCCAGCCGATCAACCTCAGCGGCGACAGCGAAGGCTGCGTGCTCGACAAGACCACGCACGAAGTCAAGACGCCCACCGGCTTCAAGGACGCGTACGAAAAATACGTCGAAGGCGGCTGGGCCGCGCTGTCGTGCGACCCCGAATACGGTGGCCAGGGCCTGCCCTTCGTGGCCAACCAGTGCGTGTACGAAATGATGAACAGCGCCAACCAGGCGTGGACCATGTACCCCGGCCTGTCGCACGGCGCGTATGAAGCCCTGCACGCTCACGGCACCGACGACCAGAAAAAGAAATACCTGCCCAAGCTGACCAGCGGCGAATGGACCGGCACCATGTGCCTGACCGAGCCGCACTGCGGCACCGACCTGGGCCTGCTGCGCACCAAGGCCGAGCCGCAGGCCGACGGCACCTACAAGATCACCGGCAACAAGATCTTCATCAGCGCCGGCGAGCACGACATGGCGCCCAACATCCTGCACCTGGTGCTGGCCCGCCTGCCCGATGCACCCAAGGGCAGCAAGGGCATCAGCCTGTTCCTGGTGCCCAAGTACCACGTCAATGACGATGGCTCGCTGGGCGCGCGCAACCCCATCTTCTGCACCGGCCTGGAGCACAAGATGGGCATCCACGGCAACGCCACCGCGCAATTGAGCCTGGACGGTGCCATCGGCACCCTGGTGGGCGAGCCCAACAAGGGCCTGCCGGCCATGTTCGTGATGATGAACGCCGCGCGCCTGGGCGTGGGCAACCAGTCGCTTGGCCTGACCGAGGTGTCCTACCAGAACGCCCTGGCCTACGCCAAGGAGCGCCAGCAGATGCGCAGCCTCTCCGGCCCCAAGGCCAAGGACCAACCGGCCGACCCCATCATCGTGCACCCCGACGTGCGCAAGATGCTGCTCACCGCCAAGGCCTATGCCGAGGGCGGCCGCGCCATGGCCATCTACACCTCGATGCTGCTCGACAAGGCGCTGTACCACCCCGACGAAAAGGTGCGCAAGGACAGCGACGAAGTGGTGGGCCTGCTCACGCCCATCATCAAGGCCTTCCTCACCGACAACGGCTTTGCCGCCACCAACCACGCCATGCAGGTGTTTGGCGGCCACGGCTACATCCACGAGACCGGCATGGAGCAGTTCGTGCGCGACGCGCGCATCAACATGATCTACGAAGGCACCAACACCGTGCAGTCGCTGGATCTGCTGGGCCGCAAGATCCTGGGCAACCAGGGCGCCACGCTCAAGAAGTTTGGCAAGCTCATCGCGCAACTGGTCGAGGAAGAAGGTGTAAACGAGAAGATGAGCGAGTTCATCAACCCGCTCGGCTACCTGGCCGACCAGATGACCAAGTTCACCACCGAAATCGGCTTCAAGGGCTTCGTCAACGCCGACGAAGTGGGCGGTGCCAGCGTCGACTACCTGCGCGTGGCGGGCCACTTGGTGTTTGGCTACTTCTTTGCGCGCATGGCCAGTGTGGCGCTTAAAAAACAGGCCGAAGGCAGCACCGATCCGTTCTACACCGCCAAGCTGCAAACGGCGCGCTTCTACTTCGCGCGCCTGTTCCCTGAGACGGCCAGCCTGATGCGCACCGCGCGTTCGGGCGTGGCCAACCTGCTGGACACCGAGGCGGCACTGGCATGATGCATTTCAATAAAAAAAAGCCCCTGGCGCTTGCTGCAAAAGCGCTTGCAGCTATTGTTTTAGTAGCTAATGGCGGTGTGGCGCTGGCGCAGATGACGCCTGTCGGCACCTGGCGCAGCATCGACGACCAGACCAAGGAACCCAAGGCGCAGGTCGTCATCACCGAAAGCGCCGGCGTGCTCACCGGCCGCATCGAGAAGATCCTGAAGAAGGACGCTGACCCGAAAGCCGTGTGCGACAAGTGCAGCGATGACCGCAAGGACAAGCCGGTGGCGGGCCTGGAAATCATCCGCGGCGCCAAGAAAGCCGAAGGAAAGGACGTGTGGGAAGGCGGCCGCGTGCTCGACCCCGAAAAAGGCAGCGACTACGCGCTGCGCCTGACACCCATCGACGGCGGCAAGAAGCTCGAAGTGCGCGGCTCCATCGGGCCGTTTGGGCGCACGCAGACCTGGACGCGGGTCCA
It includes:
- the argB gene encoding acetylglutamate kinase, with the translated sequence MPTDLTTLAPRDKAQILAQALPYIRKFHGKTMVIKYGGNAMTDPTLQAAFAEDVVLLKLVGINPVVVHGGGPQIETALKRLGKEGKFIQGMRVTDAETMEVVEWVLGGEVQQDIVGLINQAGGKAVGLTGRDGAMIRAHKLKMLDQKDPTVEHDIGQVGDIDQIDPGVVKALQDDQFIPVVSPIGFGEQNESYNINADVVAAKLATVLQAEKLLMLTNIPGVLDKGGALMPELTPRRIDELVQDGTISGGMLPKIAGALDAAKSGVNAVHIIDGRVPHALLLEVLGNEPFGTMIRSH
- the slmA gene encoding nucleoid occlusion factor SlmA, whose translation is MPSEFDSPAAPDAITAPAARKRPKPGERRVQILQALAQMLEQPGAERVTTAALAARLDVSEAALYRHFASKAQMFEGLIDFVESSVFGLVNRINDQAGEGRARAARIVAMVLQFGEKNPGMTRVMVGDALVFEHERLQQRMNQLFDKLEAALRQCLREGADGAGALTPDADAQVTASVLTAFMVGRLQRFARSGFRRAPSERLDACIASML
- a CDS encoding fumarylacetoacetate hydrolase family protein, translating into MKLLRYGAPGKEKPGLLDDTGQLRDLSAVIPDIGPAQLGDAALARLRCLKPDTLPRVRGQPRLGCPVAGVGKFIAIGLNYADHAAEAGMPLPKEPVIFTKAISCIQGPDDEVMLPKGSKKSDWEVELGVVIGRTARHVAQKDALAHVAGYCVVNDVSEREYQIERGGTWDKGKGCDTFGPIGPWLVTRDDVPNPQRLGLWLDLNGQRMQTGHTRTMVFGVARLVSYVSRFITLAPGDVLTTGTPPGVGMGLRDAQGQPAPRYLRPGDVMTLGIEGLGTQTQKVVAYRAR
- a CDS encoding TetR/AcrR family transcriptional regulator; protein product: MPDTTTPSPQAAAAPRARRARVLAKGQQTKAAIVDAALRMAAQVGLEGLSIGALADVMGMSKSGVFAHFGSRDELQVSVVREYYARFERDVFEPAMQQARGLPRLRALFEHWMRYTSAELDSGCIFISGAVEFDDRPGPVRDALIATVSAWMEAMERAAAQARQEGHLAADVDERQITFEIHGLILVLHYEARFLHRSGAMQRAVRGFDNILARYAA
- a CDS encoding acyl-CoA dehydrogenase C-terminal domain-containing protein — protein: MPIYTPPLRDMQFVMHEVLNVVDELKHIPRHADIDADTLNAVLEEGGKFAAEVIQPINLSGDSEGCVLDKTTHEVKTPTGFKDAYEKYVEGGWAALSCDPEYGGQGLPFVANQCVYEMMNSANQAWTMYPGLSHGAYEALHAHGTDDQKKKYLPKLTSGEWTGTMCLTEPHCGTDLGLLRTKAEPQADGTYKITGNKIFISAGEHDMAPNILHLVLARLPDAPKGSKGISLFLVPKYHVNDDGSLGARNPIFCTGLEHKMGIHGNATAQLSLDGAIGTLVGEPNKGLPAMFVMMNAARLGVGNQSLGLTEVSYQNALAYAKERQQMRSLSGPKAKDQPADPIIVHPDVRKMLLTAKAYAEGGRAMAIYTSMLLDKALYHPDEKVRKDSDEVVGLLTPIIKAFLTDNGFAATNHAMQVFGGHGYIHETGMEQFVRDARINMIYEGTNTVQSLDLLGRKILGNQGATLKKFGKLIAQLVEEEGVNEKMSEFINPLGYLADQMTKFTTEIGFKGFVNADEVGGASVDYLRVAGHLVFGYFFARMASVALKKQAEGSTDPFYTAKLQTARFYFARLFPETASLMRTARSGVANLLDTEAALA
- a CDS encoding DUF2147 domain-containing protein, giving the protein MMHFNKKKPLALAAKALAAIVLVANGGVALAQMTPVGTWRSIDDQTKEPKAQVVITESAGVLTGRIEKILKKDADPKAVCDKCSDDRKDKPVAGLEIIRGAKKAEGKDVWEGGRVLDPEKGSDYALRLTPIDGGKKLEVRGSIGPFGRTQTWTRVQ